From the Jilunia laotingensis genome, the window TAATTTTTTTCTCTTTTTGTGTGGATGCCTTTGCATATTTGCTGGGACTCATATTAAAATGCTTCTTGAAGACTTCACGGAAATATTTCGCATCATTGAAACCTGTCATGTCTGATATTTCATTGATGTTATGCTCTCCTTCTTTCAATAGTTTTGCAGCTCGTTTCAGACGTATTAAGCGGACATAGTCACTTGGCGTCTGGTTTGTCAATGCCCTGATTTTATTATATAAACTTGTACGGCTCATGTTGAGCAGTTCGCAAAGTACATCGACATTAAATTCTGAATTGTCGATATTTTCATCAATACCCTTATTTACCGTATCGATAAATTTCCAATCTAGTTCATTGGAACAATTAAGACGTATGTCCTGTTCTTCTTCTTTATCATTTTCTGTATCTAGACTGGAGAATTTGCTTCTTAAGAGTGCGCGGTTGGTCAACAGGTTGGCAATCGTAGCTTTCAGAATACCGATATTGAAGGGCTTCACCACATATTCGTCTGCACCAGTCTTTAGGCCGTCCAGAATATTTTTCTCAGCATTGAGTGCTGTTAATAAAATAATAGGAATATGGGAAGTTTCGATATCGTTTTTGAGAATAGAACACAGTTCGTCACCTTGCATTTCGGGCATCATGATATCCGAGATGATCAGTTCCGGTTTATAGCCCTTTACGATGGATAGTGCTTCCTTACCATTACTGCATACTTGTACAGTATATTGTTCCGAAAGTGTATGTTTCAGATAATCACGTAATTCATCATTATCTTCTACGACCAGTATGCGTTGGCGGCTTTCATCCTGTTTTATTTTTGCATTCTCGTATATTTCCGGTGTCGGCAATGTCTCATTTGGCTGGACTGGTAATTTTGTATTGCTCTTAGTTGCCAGATGTGCTTTGTTTAACTGCTTATTGTCTTTCGGGAAAGTAATCTTAATGAGCGATCCCTGATGTTCCACGCTGTTCAGATATATCTTACCCCGGTGCAGATGAACTAGTTTCCAAACGAGCATTAATCCGATGCCACTTCCGGTTACTTTGGAATTGATGGCGTTGCTGCCACGGAAATGCATTCTGAACAGTTTCTTTTGTTCACTTTGGGGGATACCGATACCGGTATCTTTTACTTCAATGCTCCATGTGTCTGGGTTTTCACTGACAAAGATATGTACACTTCCGCTTTCTAACGTATATTTCAAAGCATTAGAGATGATATTCTTCAATATGGAGTCCATTTTGTCTTTGTCGAACCATACGTTTAAATAACGGAAATTACTTTCATAGGTGAAGTTTATATGTTTCACCATGGCATACGGACGGAAGGCGTTGAATGTTTCTTCCATATATGTATTCAGTTCATATTCTGAAATATACAAATCTGAAGAATATACATCCGCCCGTTCGAAATTGATCAGGTTGGTTGTCAATCGTAATAAAGCGTTTACATTGCGCAACGCGGTATTCATATTGGATATTCCGTCCTTACTCAGCGTCTCTTTTTCGCGTAATTCTTCTAGTGGGGCTTTGATTAAAGTTAAAGGTGTCCGGATGTCGTGTGCCGTATTGATAAAGAAGTGTATTTTCTCATCCGATATTTTTCTTTGCTTTCTCATGATCACGATACGGATCACTGTAGCAGCGATTAAGAGAATAATGCCGGTATAAGCCAACAAAGCCCATGGCGATAGCCATATGGGTTGGGCTATAATAATTTTCATTTCTCTTTCTTCAAGGGTGATTCGTTTGTCCTCATTCGAAACAGCCTGAACTCGCAAAGTATATTCACCCGGATTCAGATTGGTGAACCGGATGATGTTTTCACTTTCCGGACGGCTCCATTCGTCAAAGAATCCTTCAAGTTTATACTTGTATAGAATATTTGAAGGGTAATCATAATTGATAGAAGATACTTTGATGGAAAAGATGTTCTGATTATATTTTAGATAAAGTTCTTTCGTATCATCAATATCGATCTTCAACGGTGAATTATCATCTCCCGGATAGACTGTCTGATAGAAAAGGCGAAAATCGCTGAAAACCATCTTTGTAGAATAGGTTCTCGGTATCTTCATATCCTTATTGAATTCTACGGCTCCGTCCGAACTGCCGAATACGAAATATCCGTTTTTTCGTAAAGTTCCCGATTCTGCATTGAAATGAATGGTCATTAGCCCCTGTTCCTTCGTCCAGTTGTGGAATACTTTTTCTTCAGGATAGAAGCTTACCAATCCGTTTTCCGTGCTGATAAGAATATCTTTATCACCGTTCGAACGTATTGTATAGATATTATTCGAGATAAGGGCACAGTTGTCTACATGATAATGCGTAAACAGCTTTACGGTTGGGTCATAAATTAATAATCCCGAACCACCCGTTCCGATGTATAAACTTCCGTTCTCAGCCTGATAGAGTGAATAAATATAGGTTGATTCTACGGGCAGTTTGATTCGTTCGAAACTTCCGGTTTTCTTTTCCAGCAAGAATAGACCGGTTGCAGTGCCGATCCACAATTCTTTGTTGTTTTTCTCAACAATGGCTGTGATAGAGTTCAGCCCATTATAAGGTATAATTGTCTTTTCTCGCAGGTTTATTTGTTTTAGATTGTAGTAACCACCGGACCAGATGATACCTTCAGAATCTTTCATGATGGTACGGATATATTTATCAGGACGCATGTTTGTATTGGTGAAGTCTGATGGAGTGAAGAAATCTGTGGTCAGACTTTTCTTGTTTATCTGATGGATTCCCGAACTATAGCCCCCTGC encodes:
- a CDS encoding two-component regulator propeller domain-containing protein, producing the protein MKKWLFLLVLLPLTCIAQTYKYIGVEDGMSNRRVYSIQKGPKGYMWLLTHEGVDRYDGKEFKQYKLMDGKEEVNSLLNLNWLYIDDEGAIWQIGKKGKIFRYDEQHDTFVVEYKLPEATNKDMPAPVSFSFIDSNHIIWLCCEETIYLYDTQKRKVTNLKNAVNEMITDVAQIDDTHYYIATEEGIHYAELKDGTLSPIHCDKLDNIMIQINEIYFDQKARKLFIGTFQRGIFVYDMNTKQSYQPEYSLADMSINAIKPLNNKELLIATDGAGVFKMNVDTYHTTPYIVADYNKNNGMNGNNIYDIYLDDEGRIWMANYPIGITIRNNRYSSYNWIKHSIGNKQSLVNDQVNSIIEDSEGDLWYATNNGISLYRTQTGEWHSFLSSFNEKKQNKNHIFITLCEVQPGIIWAGGYSSGIHQINKKSLTTDFFTPSDFTNTNMRPDKYIRTIMKDSEGIIWSGGYYNLKQINLREKTIIPYNGLNSITAIVEKNNKELWIGTATGLFLLEKKTGSFERIKLPVESTYIYSLYQAENGSLYIGTGGSGLLIYDPTVKLFTHYHVDNCALISNNIYTIRSNGDKDILISTENGLVSFYPEEKVFHNWTKEQGLMTIHFNAESGTLRKNGYFVFGSSDGAVEFNKDMKIPRTYSTKMVFSDFRLFYQTVYPGDDNSPLKIDIDDTKELYLKYNQNIFSIKVSSINYDYPSNILYKYKLEGFFDEWSRPESENIIRFTNLNPGEYTLRVQAVSNEDKRITLEEREMKIIIAQPIWLSPWALLAYTGIILLIAATVIRIVIMRKQRKISDEKIHFFINTAHDIRTPLTLIKAPLEELREKETLSKDGISNMNTALRNVNALLRLTTNLINFERADVYSSDLYISEYELNTYMEETFNAFRPYAMVKHINFTYESNFRYLNVWFDKDKMDSILKNIISNALKYTLESGSVHIFVSENPDTWSIEVKDTGIGIPQSEQKKLFRMHFRGSNAINSKVTGSGIGLMLVWKLVHLHRGKIYLNSVEHQGSLIKITFPKDNKQLNKAHLATKSNTKLPVQPNETLPTPEIYENAKIKQDESRQRILVVEDNDELRDYLKHTLSEQYTVQVCSNGKEALSIVKGYKPELIISDIMMPEMQGDELCSILKNDIETSHIPIILLTALNAEKNILDGLKTGADEYVVKPFNIGILKATIANLLTNRALLRSKFSSLDTENDKEEEQDIRLNCSNELDWKFIDTVNKGIDENIDNSEFNVDVLCELLNMSRTSLYNKIRALTNQTPSDYVRLIRLKRAAKLLKEGEHNINEISDMTGFNDAKYFREVFKKHFNMSPSKYAKASTQKEKKIKDKEESEE